One Gossypium hirsutum isolate 1008001.06 chromosome A08, Gossypium_hirsutum_v2.1, whole genome shotgun sequence genomic window, aaagaattataattattctacaatattttggtttttttaaaatatcaaagttAAATTATCCAAATCTAATCGAATTCTATAATTACtaatatttgatttatattttaaatttctaaataatttattgttatcttataaagattaaaaattaattaaaaataaaaatttaatttgaaataatatttttattttataaaaacaatcaaacgaaataaataatttagaagTAATCAAATCAACTAcagtttaaattgatttttttttctccacCCTAACTTTGGATACTGCATTATCttcattttattgaaaaaaaaagaaaaaaaagggaggaATAAATCCAGTGACAAGTTgtttgagagagaaaaaaaaaacactaaattaCCTAATCAGTTGGCCCAACCCAAGCACTGTTACCTTTCCCGTTAGAGTCAATTTTAACTGTTCAAAAGCACAACCAATGACAATCATTTCACGATGCCTTTTGAAAAGGGGAGCAacgaagaaaataaaatataataatttatctaattaaatcaatttataagttcTCTAAGTAAAACCCTTCTGCCTCTCAGTGGCTTCGTCAAAAAGTATATATCCACACCCAAGAtctccccccccaaaaaaaaaaaaaaaaaaaaacaaacacctAAAGTAACAGATGCAAGAGAGCGCAAAATAAGGGCAGAGAGAGCTCCGTGGCTTGCAATGGATACCGTCGATTCTTAGATCTCTTAACCctagccatttttcttttttatcatgtATAGATTCTCAAGATTTTTTTCTCCCGagattctttcttattttcttttttttttcaagaatctTGGTAGCCACTGATCGGAGCTTCACTATGCTTTACTTTTCGAAACTCTATtggctttatttttttttgtctgCAATCTGATTGAGCATTGTTTCTAACGAAGATATCAACGTTTAGGTTTCATTTGATTCAGTTCTGGCTGGTTTTCTGATTTTACCTGCATTTCGCGTTCTATTTCGTCGTGGTTGCTTTGCTGATTGTTTCGGTACTGTTTGGCTTTGATGCTCTCAAgctaacctttttttttcttttatcgtTTAAAGATTTTCTAGATTTTTTCTCTcaagattctttttctttttctttttctagaaTCTAGGTAGCCACTGATCGGAGGAGCTTCACTGTACTTTACTTTTTCGAAACTCTATTGGCttactttttttccctttttgtccGCAGCCTAACCAAACATTGTATCTGACGAAGATATCAACGTTTCCGTTCCGTTTGATTCAGTTCTGGCTTGTTTCGATCCGGTTTCCTTCTGATTTTACCTGCATTTCACGTTCTGGTTCGTCTTGGTTGCTTTCTTGATTGTTTCGGCACTGTTTGGCTTTGATTGTGTCACATCCTTGCCATCTGAGTAAAATTCGAATGCATTTTCAGTTTTTTCTTAATCGGAGTTTAATTTGGTTTCTCTTTTCTCTTTGATTGCAGTTTTGAATTTTGGAGAAGCCAAGAAGTTGTCTGTTAGGGTTTCCAAGAAGAAAGGAAGAGGATGGAAATGATGATGTGTATGTGAAAGCAGAGAAGGAGATAGGAGAAACGAGGCGTGGTAATGGACGATAGAGGAGGTTCATTTGTTGCTGTTAGGAGGATTTCTCAAGGTCTCGAGCGGGGCAATACCTGCCATTCTACTTCTGGTAACTAAGCTCTAACTttactttttttctcttttttccccCGTGTTTACCATTTTTTTccctaaaagaataaaaatattttctatcttcCACACTTGTACTTGTCTCACCGATCTGCTCTCTCTAgtctgtaattttttttaatgactCTTCTTTATTCGCTTATGTCTTTATCTACTTTCTCTCTGAAGTAGAAGACGTCCTTTCTTTTTAAAATCGATTTTTCTTTTTTGGCGAGTGAGCTTTGAGTGTTACCGAAAACGATCCCTAATTGTTTCGGCAAGTTTGTTGGTTTACGTGCCGATAATATTTCTgagatttcttttaattttggaaGTTTTGATTCCAATGATGAATCCAtctttcgtttttctttttcttttttaaaattgttttatgatTATCCTTATTGATTTTATCTctatagagtttttttttttggggggggggggcggGGGGGAGCAATTATcttaagaaatttaaattaatccAATTTTTAAAGGAGTTTACAGGCAAACCTAGATTAGCGGGCATACTTGCATGACTGTTAAGCCGTTGTTCAAACTTTTCtgcgtaaaaaaaaaaaaaaactgtttgtgttttattctatttttgttctaagatttattaaaatttacttaattttcaCGCATTCTGTCGTGCAAGCAGATCATTCTTCTCTTATGTAGAAGCCATTCATTAGTATATTTCAAGGGTGCCAGATTCTTTCCAGATAAAGTTTTCATGAAGCAAATTCTTAGATCTACCCGTAAATATAGTATATATGTTCACATTTTGTTCATGGTTCACAACTTACTTAGTATTTCAGTTTGTAGGACAATCTGTCACTCCCATAGAGAAGTTTGGGTGGTTAATGATTTTACAGATGCTATGTATAATGAAGATTTTATAGCCTTCTTGACGGGGTGCACACGTTTATACCTTCGCTTTCACTGTTCTAATCTTGGAGACAGAATGGCATTTTTCTCGTTTTTTCTCTCTTGATTTTTGCTTTTATTAGCTGCTGAAGTGAACCATCTTTTGGCATCTGTGGCTGTCTAGGTACTGGTCCTTTTGAAATTTAGTACAGTGCTTTATTTTGTTACAGCTGAGGTTGTGGCAGGATCAACAGCATGGTTGGGTCGAGGTCTTTCTTGTGTATGTGCTCAGAGCAGAGAGAGTGATGCTCGTCCATCATTTGATTTAACTCCTTCCCAGGTAATGTCTATGATCGGGTTCACCTGTTCATCTCTACGTTGTTAACTATGATGGTCATTTGCCCATTTTATCTGTAATATGTGAATTCCAATCTGCAAAGAAATAGAAATCTGATGATAGAATATCTCATAAAGTTTTCCTGCTACTCTGTATAACATTGATTACTTTAACTAATGAGATTCTCCTGTTGCTTAACGATATCTTCTGAACCTAATGTTGCTATACTCTATAGATTTCATTTTGTGACCGTACATAGTGGCCACTTTTCTTGCAACATGATTACTCATATAGCACTCCAATTACTTTGACTCTTGGGATTGTTTAGCAACATTATTCAACTATTGAAATATGGAAATTGGCATGCTTTTAGGTTTTTACTGTATGAATGTATTTGGTTAGTTAATTTTGTTGTATCATTGTCCATGTATTTGCCTATTTCTGCTAAGCCAGTATGTCTTTCTAGCACCATATTGATTGATTTTTTCGAATATTTCAAAATTTGCTCTGCTATTGTACTTTTCTggaacaaaaaataatttttgcattcatgctgtCAGGAGGAATGCTTGCAGAGGCTGCAGAATCGTATAGATATTGCTTATGATAGTTCAATCCCTGAACATCAGGTTCTGGCTCCAAATGATGCTATTTATACTTTGTCTGCAATTTTGGGTTCCATAATCATCAATCCTGATTTATTCTCTAATTCATTATTGCTGCTTTCCGCAGGAAGCTTTAAGGGCGTTATGGAATGCTGCATTTCCAGAAGAAGAACTACGTGGTTTAATTTCTGAGCAGTGGAAGGAAATGGGGTGGCAAGGGAAGGATC contains:
- the LOC107896385 gene encoding ELMO domain-containing protein A isoform X7; this translates as MDDRGGSFVAVRRISQGLERGNTCHSTSAEVVAGSTAWLGRGLSCVCAQSRESDARPSFDLTPSQEECLQRLQNRIDIAYDSSIPEHQEALRALWNAAFPEEELRGLISEQWKEMGWQGKDPSTDFRGGGFISLENLLFFATNFPKSFKDLLWKLEGDRSVWEYPFAVAGVNITFMLIQMLDLEAVSFNSTVKPRTMVGAVFLKFLSENESAFDLLYCITFKLMDHQWLAMRASYMDFN
- the LOC107896385 gene encoding ELMO domain-containing protein A isoform X8, with amino-acid sequence MDDRGGSFVAVRRISQGLERGNTCHSTSAEVVAGSTAWLGRGLSCVCAQSRESDARPSFDLTPSQEECLQRLQNRIDIAYDSSIPEHQEALRALWNAAFPEEELRGLISEQWKEMGWQGKDPSTDFRGGGFISLENLLFFATNFPKSFKDLLWKLEGDRSVWEYPFAVAGVNITFMLIQMLDLEAVKPRTMVGAVFLKFLSENESAFDLLYCITFKLMDHQWLAMRASYMDFN